AAGGTTAGTAGGACTTCGTTCCAGATTCTATTGCTTCGTTTGAACTCGATTTGCATTCTTACAATGTGGTTGATCTAACCTataatgtcaaaattattaaaaagaaatattccaatgttatattttttttgtcacaaATTTTTGCGAGCGTTATTATGTGGTTGACGTTTTGTTCGCAGGAAAGGGAGGTAAAAACAGGAGGAGAGGAAAGAACGAGAACGAAACCGAGAAGAGAGAGTTGGTGTTCAAAGAAGATGGACAAGGTGAGAGTGCAGTGTGGAGAACGCAACGTTGCGATTGTAAATGTCTCAAGTTTATCGGTGACTCATGGTGTGTTTGTTTTGCGCAGAATATGCTCAAGTTACAAAAATGCTGGGTAATGGTAGATTAGAAGCCATGTGCTTTGATGGGGTCAAACGGTTGTGCCACATCCGAGGAAAACTCCGAAAGAAAGTGTGGATAAATCAGGGagacattatattaattgggTTGCGAGATTATCAGGATGCTAAAGCAGACGTCATATTGAAGTACACATCTGATGAAGCACGTAACTTGAAAACTTATGGTGAATTCCCAGAAACTGGTAAGTGGTACAGCAGTATAATTCATGTTAAAGCGTTTCTGTAGAAaccgtaaaataaaatttatttagtaagtttttttatgttaaaataatttatattattttactaaaatatggAATTTTCTCTTATCTTTAGTACGTATCAATGATACAGTCACCTTCGTCGAAGATGGATTTGATGAAGACATCGAGTTTGGTGATGAAATTAGTGATGATGATGAAGACGATGTTGACAATGTAAGTTTCCATGTGTTCTGATTCTTCTTTTCAAACTAtctatttatgtttttaaattgtgcTGTTGCTATCACTTGTTTTTATTCTCCAATTTgactaaatttgtttttttgctTCTATAACCTTtctataatagcttttttctgtaacaaagtttttttgcagtatttaaagttttatcattctagtgtaataatatgatatgCTATTATCCTTACAGATCTGATGACCCacagtataataataaaaaaaaaacgtacatCACGAAAATGCATGGGGACATCTATCCATTTCACAAAATGCGATTATGCAACATCAAAGTTTCCTTCTATCAAGCTCATCTTGTCCCCTTCTCTGTGtatctataaattattatatataaataaattgtcagTTTATGAGTAACATTGTGTTCCGGTTTGGCGTTAGTCGCAATAGTCGCTTgtgatatttgtaaattttataagaacgCAAGTTCTGTTTTGATAGCAAAATTACAGATGATATTTAGCGCATTGTAATAAACTTCGCATTAATTTCAAGTATGCCAGGTTAGCAGGTTTGAtctatgtttatatatctacTGTGTACAGAATCAATGTACGTTTGTAACAGTTtctctgtatattttttttctctcacttACATTACGTATTATCTGCCAACATAATGCATATGTATGTCATTATTTAAacagaaaatagaaatatcacTGTATATTACACAAATCCTTTTTTATATGTTGAAAGGTTTTACTAAAATATCCATTAAGAAGCGGAAAACAAGTTATGTAGATCTGATGAGTCAAACTTTGATgatatattagaatata
The nucleotide sequence above comes from Linepithema humile isolate Giens D197 chromosome 4, Lhum_UNIL_v1.0, whole genome shotgun sequence. Encoded proteins:
- the eIF1A gene encoding eukaryotic translation initiation factor 1A, X-chromosomal; this translates as MPKNKGKGGKNRRRGKNENETEKRELVFKEDGQEYAQVTKMLGNGRLEAMCFDGVKRLCHIRGKLRKKVWINQGDIILIGLRDYQDAKADVILKYTSDEARNLKTYGEFPETVRINDTVTFVEDGFDEDIEFGDEISDDDEDDVDNI